The Cellulomonas wangleii genome includes a region encoding these proteins:
- a CDS encoding DUF4870 domain-containing protein encodes MSYDPRDTPPRPPAPSNTLAMVAHLGGVLTYLFAGWVVSLVVWLVQRDQDRAAAQEARVALNFQLTALIAMVVLHVVEQFPVIGIIGWIGKLAVGVVALVLSIVAAAAVYRGGSYRYPFSLELVR; translated from the coding sequence GTGTCGTACGACCCCCGGGACACACCGCCCCGCCCGCCCGCGCCGAGCAACACCCTGGCGATGGTGGCGCACCTCGGCGGTGTGCTCACCTACCTGTTCGCGGGGTGGGTCGTGTCCCTCGTGGTCTGGCTGGTCCAGCGGGACCAGGACCGGGCCGCGGCGCAGGAGGCGCGCGTCGCGCTCAACTTCCAGCTCACGGCGCTCATCGCGATGGTCGTGCTGCACGTCGTGGAGCAGTTCCCCGTGATCGGGATCATCGGGTGGATCGGCAAGCTCGCGGTCGGGGTCGTCGCGCTCGTGCTCTCGATCGTCGCGGCCGCCGCCGTGTACCGCGGCGGGTCGTACCGCTACCCGTTCAGCCTCGAGCTCGTCCGGTGA
- a CDS encoding DUF4870 domain-containing protein, with amino-acid sequence MSTPAPPSGWDAPAPVSPLRPEDERTWAILVHLLPLLGLGFLAPLVVWLVFRGRGPFLEHHAKESLNFQLTVLIAVVSGVLLSVVLFGIPALLLGLAGVLWVVLEILAAVAASRWEWYRYPLTLRLVP; translated from the coding sequence GTGAGCACGCCCGCACCCCCGTCCGGGTGGGACGCACCTGCACCCGTCTCCCCGCTGCGCCCGGAGGACGAGCGGACCTGGGCGATCCTCGTCCACCTGCTGCCGCTCCTCGGGCTGGGGTTCCTGGCGCCGCTCGTCGTCTGGCTCGTCTTCCGGGGCCGCGGGCCGTTCCTCGAGCACCACGCCAAGGAGTCGCTGAACTTCCAGCTGACGGTACTGATCGCCGTGGTCTCCGGCGTGCTGCTGTCGGTGGTGCTGTTCGGCATCCCGGCGCTTCTCCTCGGCCTCGCCGGCGTGCTGTGGGTGGTCCTGGAGATCCTCGCCGCCGTCGCCGCGAGCCGGTGGGAGTGGTACCGCTACCCGCTGACGCTGCGGCTGGTCCCCTGA